A single region of the Xiphophorus maculatus strain JP 163 A chromosome 3, X_maculatus-5.0-male, whole genome shotgun sequence genome encodes:
- the fkbp14 gene encoding peptidyl-prolyl cis-trans isomerase FKBP14: MMLFTFCSLLPSLFVFVTGGKLPEADVKIEVMHKPFQCHRKSKYGDMLLVHYEGFLESNGTMFHSSRKHGDRNPVWFTLGIREVLKGWDKGLQNMCAGERRKLTVPPSLGYGKEGQGKIPPSSTLIFDIELMEIQNGPRSHDSFRDMDLNDDWKLSRQEVKHFLKKEFEKHGYSPNDTHHEVMVDDIFKNEDEDKDGFISVREFTSIHDEL; encoded by the exons ATGATGCTGTTTACTTTTTGTTCCTTATTGCcatcactgtttgtttttgtcactggtGGAAAACTTCCAGAAGCCGATGTGAAAATTGAGGTGATGCACAAACCTTTTCAGTGTCACCGAAAATCAAAGTATGGAGACATGCTTCTTGTTCATTACGAGGGATTCCTGGAGAGCAATGGCACTATGTTCCATTCCAG CCGCAAACATGGGGACAGAAATCCAGTCTGGTTCACTCTTGGGATCCGAGAGGTGCTTAAAGGTTGGGACAAGGGTCTGCAGAATATGTGTGCTGGAGAGCGCAGGAAGCTGACTGTCCCTCCATCACTGGGATACGGAAAGGAAGGTCAAG GTAAAATTCCTCCAAGCAGCACCTTGATATTTGACATTGAGCTCATGGAGATCCAAAATGGTCCCAGGTCCCACGACTCTTTCCGGGACATGGATCTTAACGACGACTGGAAACTCTCCAGACAGGAG gtGAAGCATTTCTTGAAGAAGGAATTTGAGAAACATGGTTACTCGCCCAATGACACACATCATGAAGTGATGGTTGATGACATCTTCAAAAATGAGGATGAGGACAAAGACGGTTTTATATCAGTTAGGGAATTCACCTCCATACACGATGAACTCTGA
- the plekha8 gene encoding pleckstrin homology domain-containing family A member 8, with the protein MEGMLYKWTNYISGWQPRWFVLDGGTLSYYDSQEDAWKGCKGSIKISVCEIQVHSSDSTRLDLIIPGEQYFYLRAINAAERQKWLVALGTAKACLTDNRTKREKELQENTEALKTKMSELRLYCDLLLQQVNKIKENDELGETVETGIDTGTMVKSTCTTFLKTLEECMQIANRTFTTDLGTHSPPGTPPVAAIKPQKIKHANHLNLNLGEKWKDLIDASGEISTHGSQSLDSRAEGPDEPDRGDHQPPPSDFESSVIHSKQVLPAAHITQKAAELEHYNQPAGGDTEKTCDQEKHDQELCKGDQSEKHDSKRGEKGGVALECQQEIIFDQEENQDQFKTPSDSSESDTEQVDTFFNTMSHRFSDMRLDDDNGIPSQEFLDSCYAIVPVLDKLGSTVFAPVKMDFVGNIKKIQQKLMSDPDGFPTLQSIVLHEVQTSVAQVRNSATEALLWLRRGLKFLKEFLSEINAGEKDIQAALNNAYGKTLRQYHGWVVRGVFALALRAAPTYQSFTAALVSREGDEQRSDFTSSMHRDLEVYLPAMEKQLTILDELYEEYSLESDEVV; encoded by the exons ATGGAAGGTATGCTGTATAAGTGGACCAATTACATCAGCG GCTGGCAGCCTCGCTGGTTTGTTCTTGACGGAGGAACTTTGTCCTACTACGATTCTCAAGAAGATGCGTGGAAAGGCTGCAAGGGCAGCATTAAGATTTCAGTTTGTGAAATCCAAG TTCATTCCTCCGACTCCACACGTCTTGACCTGATCATACCAGGAGAGCAGTACTTTTACCTGAGAGCCATCAACGCAGCGGAGAGGCAGAAATGGCTGGTGGCTCTGGGCACAGCCAAAGCCTGCCTCACTGACAACAGAACCAAGAGGGAAAAAG AGCTTCAGGAGAACACGGaggcattaaaaacaaagatgtcaGAGCTTAGATTGTACTGTGACCTTCTTCTGCAGCAAGTCAACAAAATCAAGGAGAATGATGAGCTGGGAGAAACAGTGGAG ACTGGTATAGACACTGGAACCATGGTGAAGTCGACATGCACCACATTCCTTAAAACTCTGGAGGAGTGCATGCAGATAGCGAACCGTACTTTTACTACAGATTTAGGAACGCACAGTCCGCCAGGAACTCCTCCAGTTGCGGCGATTAAACCCCAGAAG ATTAAACATGCCAATCATTTAAATCTAAACCTTGGAGAAAA GTGGAAAGATTTGATCGACGCCTCAGGAGAAATAAGTACACATGGCAGCCAGAGCCTCGACTCCAGAGCCGAAGGACCAGATGAGCCAGACAGAGGAGATCATCAACCTCCCCCATCAG ACTTTGAGTCATCAGTCATTCATAGCAAGCAAGTCCTCCCTGCTGCACACATTACCCAGAAGGCCGCTGAGCTTGAACACTACAACCAACCAGCAGGAGGAGATACTGAGAAAACATGCGATCAAGAGAAACATGATCAAGAACTGTGCAAAGGGGACCAAAGTGAAAAGCATGACAgcaaaagaggagaaaagggCGGCGTCGCGCTCGAGTGCCAGCAGGAAATCATTTTTGACCAAGAAGAGAACCAAGATCAATTCAAGACCCCGAGCGATTCGTCGGAGTCGGACACAGAGCAGGTGGACACTTTCTTCAACACAATGAGTCACAG atttagtgATATGAGACTGGATGACGACAATGGTATTCCTTCACAAGAGTTTTTGGACTCATGCTATGCAATAGTGCCTGTATTAG ACAAACTGGGCTCCACCGTTTTTGCACCAGTTAAAATGGATTTTGTTGGAAACATCAAG AAAATTCAGCAGAAGCTGATGTCTGACCCTGACGGCTTCCCCACCTTGCAGTCTATTGTTTTGCACGAAGTGCAGACAAGCGTTGCCCAGGTTCGTAACTCTGCGACCGAAGCTCTGCTGTGGCTCAGACGAGGCCTCAAGTTCCTCAAGGAGTTTCTGTCGGAGATCAATGCAGGAGAAAAAGACATCCAGGCAGCACTGA ACAATGCTTATGGGAAAACTCTAAGGCAGTACCATGGATGGGTGGTGCGAGGTGTTTTTGCT CTGGCTCTACGAGCCGCCCCGACCTATCAGAGTTTCACCGCCGCCTTGGTGTCGAGAGAGGGGGATGAGCAGAGGAGTGACTTTACCAGCAGCATGCACAGGGATCTGGAAGTGTACCTCCCGGCCATGGAGAAGCAGCTGACCATTCTGGATGAACTTTATGAAGAATACAGCCTGGAGTCTGATGAGGTGGTGTGA